A genomic stretch from Falco cherrug isolate bFalChe1 chromosome 1, bFalChe1.pri, whole genome shotgun sequence includes:
- the POLG2 gene encoding DNA polymerase subunit gamma-2, mitochondrial — protein MREAGKMALGCRQGCRWCGRVPLRPAEGLGPGVPARRYAAAGGREAASGAELLEVCRRRHFLRGGAEPQPWRAYLSGCHPGFGPLGAALRANLAAQWWDSALAFREQVFAADAPLQGPPAGQGLRLLRPEALGDRRPGGAALGAAWTLRESLLPGALAQYVSCLELVNKRLPCGLAQVGVCFHSLPESEQHSENLTRIGERTASLLAWFSSPRTAGQWLDYWLRQRLQWWRKFAVGPSNFSSTDFQDEEGRKGFHLHYSFPWGTETIETLTNLGDTELLQMYPGDSSKLLGRDGRKNVIPHVLSVSGNLDRGVLAYLFDSLQLAENPLTKKKNSQRKVLKLHPCLAPLKVALDVGKGPTTELRQVCQGLFNELSENRISVWPGYLETVQVSLEQLYTKYDEMSVLFMILITDATLENGVVQLRSRDTTMKEMMHISRLKDFLTKYVTAAKNL, from the exons ATGCGGGAGGCGGGGAAGATGGCGCTGGGCTGCCGCCAAGGGTGCCGCTGGTGCGGCCGCGTTCCCCTGCGGCCGGCCGAGGGGCTGGGGCCCGGCGTCCCGGCGCGACGCTACGCGGCGGCAGGCGGCCGTGAGGCGGCGAGCGGGGCGGAGCTGCTGGAGGTGTGCCGGCGGCGGCACTTCCTGCGGGGCGGCGCCGAGCCGCAGCCCTGGCGCGCCTACCTCAGCGGCTGTCACCCGGGCTTCGGGCCGCTGGGCGCGGCGCTGCGGGCCAACCTGGCGGCCCAGTGGTGGGACTCGGCGCTGGCCTTCCGGGAGCAGGTGTTCGCGGCCGACGCCCCGCTCCAGGGCCCGcccgccgggcaggggctgcgccTGCTGCGGCCGGAGGCGCTCGGGGAccggcggccgggcggcgcggcgctggGGGCGGCGTGGACGCTCCGCGAGAGCCTGCTGCCCG GTGCTTTGGCACAATATGTGAGCTGCTTAGAACTGGTGAACAAGAGGCTGCCTTGTGGCCTTGCTCAGGTTGGAGTATGCTTCCACTCCCTTCCAGAAAGCGAACAACACAGCGAAAACCTTACCAG AATAGGCGAAAGGACCGCGTCTTTGCTTGCATGGTTTAGTTCTCCCAGAACTGCAGGACAGTGGCTCGATTACTGGTTACGCCAGAGGCTGCAATGGTGGAGAAAG tttgcagtAGGCCCATCTAACTTCAGCAGCACCGACTTTCAGgatgaagaaggaaggaaaggatttCATTTACACTACAGCTTTCCTTGGGGGACAGAAACAATAGAAACGTTGACGAACCTTGGTGATACTGAACTGTTACAGATGTATCCAGGGGATAGTTCAAAATTACTT ggcCGAGATGGAAGGAAGAATGTTATTCCTCACGTTCTGTCTGTGAGTGGCAACCTGGACCGAGGAGTATTAGCATATCTCTTTGATTCTCTACAGCTAGCTGAGAATCCactaacaaaaaagaaaaattcacagAGAAAG GTACTTAAGCTTCATCCTTGTTTAGCACCTCTTAAAGTGGCCTTGGACGTAGGAAAAGGTCCAACAACAGAGCTGAGGCAG gttTGTCAAGGATTGTTCAATGAACTGTCAGAAAATAGAATTTCTGTATGGCCGGGTTACCTTGAAACCGTGCAGGTATCTCTGGAACAGCTTTATACAAA GTATGATGAGATGAGTGTTCTCTTCATGATCTTGATAACTGATGCCACTTTAGAGAATGGAGTAGTccagctgagaagcagagaCACCACCATGAAGGAAATGATGCACATTTCCAGGCTGAAGGACTTTTTAACTAAGTATGTAACAGCAGCCAAAAATTTGTAA